One uncultured Hyphomonas sp. genomic region harbors:
- a CDS encoding dienelactone hydrolase family protein yields the protein MNTKVIELTSGDGFRFNALHVTAQGARKGGLVLVQEIFGVNSYMIEACKRFAAEGYEVLAPSMFDRQEKGFSTESHSPDAIAQGGGYARANGLDNAMADIAACIAELEAPVFITGFCYGGSMAYLAACQLDGLSAASGYYGSLVPGAKDQSPKCPTIVHFGQHDAHIPMDGVRAFEQARRDVPVYIYDAGHGFARRRSDDYDAHADELAFRRTLDLFNQAAADAGF from the coding sequence ATGAACACCAAGGTCATCGAGCTGACGAGCGGTGACGGCTTCCGGTTCAATGCGCTGCATGTAACGGCGCAGGGCGCACGCAAGGGCGGCCTTGTTCTGGTGCAGGAAATTTTCGGCGTGAATTCCTACATGATCGAGGCGTGCAAACGTTTCGCCGCCGAGGGCTATGAAGTGCTCGCACCGTCCATGTTCGACCGGCAGGAGAAAGGCTTCTCCACAGAGAGCCATTCGCCTGACGCCATCGCGCAAGGCGGCGGCTATGCCCGCGCCAATGGGCTCGACAATGCGATGGCGGACATTGCGGCCTGCATCGCCGAACTGGAGGCGCCGGTCTTCATCACCGGTTTCTGCTATGGCGGGTCGATGGCCTATCTCGCCGCCTGCCAGCTGGACGGGCTGTCGGCGGCCAGCGGTTATTATGGCAGCCTCGTGCCCGGCGCGAAGGACCAGTCGCCGAAATGCCCCACCATCGTGCATTTCGGCCAGCATGATGCACACATCCCGATGGATGGCGTGCGCGCGTTCGAACAGGCCCGGCGCGATGTGCCGGTCTATATCTATGACGCCGGCCACGGCTTTGCCCGGCGGCGTTCGGACGATTACGACGCCCATGCCGACGAACTCGCTTTCCGCCGCACGCTCGACCTGTTCAACCAGGCCGCGGCCGATGCCGGCTTCTAG
- the cobS gene encoding cobaltochelatase subunit CobS, translating to MSDTTALDGMEPTEKINVRKVFGLDTDMVVHGFKTRTEYVPEIDDAYRFDPQTTLAILAGFEHNRRVMVQGYHGTGKSTHIEQVAARLNWPMIRVNLDSHVSRIDMVGKDAIVLKDGQQITEFREGILPWALQRPVAITFDEYDAGRPDVMFVIQRVLESSGKLTLLDQNRVIAPNPYFRLFSTTNTVGLGDTTGLYHGTQQLNQGQMDRWNIVTTLNYLEHDAEVEIVKSKATGVDDDTLAKMVTLADLTRNAFMSGDLSTVMSPRTVITWAENFAIFGNLGHAFRMTFLNKCDELERPLVAEMYQRCFAEELPESALMVKVA from the coding sequence ATGAGTGACACCACCGCCCTGGACGGCATGGAGCCGACCGAGAAAATCAATGTCCGCAAGGTGTTCGGCCTCGATACGGACATGGTGGTGCATGGCTTCAAGACCCGCACCGAATATGTCCCGGAGATTGACGACGCCTACCGGTTCGACCCGCAGACGACGCTGGCGATCCTCGCAGGCTTCGAGCACAACCGCCGGGTCATGGTGCAGGGCTATCACGGCACCGGGAAATCCACTCACATTGAACAGGTGGCCGCGCGCCTCAACTGGCCGATGATCCGGGTCAACCTCGACAGCCATGTCAGCCGGATCGACATGGTCGGCAAGGACGCCATCGTCCTGAAAGACGGCCAGCAGATCACCGAATTCCGCGAAGGCATCCTGCCATGGGCCCTTCAGCGCCCGGTGGCGATCACTTTCGACGAATACGATGCCGGCCGTCCGGACGTGATGTTCGTCATCCAGCGCGTTCTGGAAAGCTCCGGCAAGCTGACCCTGCTGGACCAGAACCGCGTGATCGCACCGAACCCGTATTTCCGCCTGTTCTCGACCACCAACACGGTTGGCCTCGGCGATACGACGGGCCTCTATCACGGCACGCAACAGCTGAACCAGGGCCAGATGGACCGCTGGAACATCGTGACCACGCTGAACTATCTGGAGCACGATGCCGAAGTGGAGATCGTGAAGTCCAAGGCCACCGGCGTCGACGACGACACGCTGGCCAAGATGGTGACGCTGGCAGACCTGACGCGGAACGCCTTCATGTCCGGTGATCTCTCCACCGTGATGAGCCCGCGGACCGTGATCACCTGGGCAGAAAATTTCGCCATCTTCGGCAATCTCGGCCATGCCTTCCGCATGACCTTCCTCAACAAGTGCGACGAGCTGGAGCGGCCTCTGGTGGCCGAGATGTACCAGCGCTGCTTCGCGGAGGAACTGCCTGAAAGCGCCCTGATGGTGAAGGTGGCCTGA
- a CDS encoding nuclear transport factor 2 family protein, whose amino-acid sequence MPPFKLRLIALPAMGLAACATVSAPANTEQALLAADRAFAARALEIGAGPAFVEFAAEDVTIFPSAGVPETGKAAVEAWTSQWPEEMIVEWAPEAAHAGQGGDFGYTWGYATYTREGQEGASYGKYITVWQRQEDGSWKWIADMGSGAPAPEDR is encoded by the coding sequence ATGCCTCCTTTTAAGCTGCGTCTCATCGCCCTGCCGGCGATGGGCCTTGCCGCTTGTGCCACCGTTTCCGCCCCCGCCAACACGGAACAGGCGCTTCTCGCCGCCGACCGGGCCTTTGCCGCCCGGGCACTGGAGATCGGCGCCGGTCCGGCCTTTGTCGAGTTCGCCGCCGAGGATGTCACGATTTTCCCGTCTGCCGGGGTGCCGGAAACGGGCAAGGCCGCCGTCGAAGCGTGGACGTCCCAGTGGCCGGAGGAGATGATCGTGGAATGGGCACCGGAAGCCGCCCATGCCGGGCAGGGCGGCGATTTCGGCTATACTTGGGGCTACGCCACCTACACACGGGAAGGGCAGGAAGGGGCATCCTACGGCAAATATATCACGGTCTGGCAGCGTCAGGAGGACGGCAGCTGGAAGTGGATCGCCGATATGGGCTCTGGCGCACCGGCCCCGGAAGACCGCTAG
- a CDS encoding amidohydrolase, protein MLRIASLALALTLAACSTGQTPEAAETEPAQRLTVFTGGTIYTGNPDLPTVDAVVVGEDGRIVGTAPPLSEDWDEAEIDLVDLKGAFMYPGFTDAHAHLMGIGQRELNLTLEGTASIAELVTRIGAELEGMEPGVLLYGRGWIETGWPEGRMPSAADLDAVSPDNPVILSRADGHAMVVNTAALTAAGITDETENPDGGAIERDADGHATGMMIDNAQRLLSSLWTEPDAAAKALALETGAKVYVSRGWTGVHNMSVGPDEAPIMLELAGEGKMPLRLWNAFDATEEGMALAAAQDYEAPTITNHAIKLYMDGALGSRGAQLIKPYSDRPDTSGLSLITDEDLADFMKRADEAGIQVAVHAIGDLANQRLLDIYEAGGYPPEKRWRIEHTQILAPTDIARVGALGLIASMQPSHAIGDLHFAPSRLGMDRLAGAYAWKTLIDDGAVVAGGSDAPVEVGSPLIEFYAAVARKDLKGFEGEGWHPEQKLTREQALALFTSAAAYAAFQEDDLGTIEAGKLADFTVFDIDLMTVPEAEILDAKTVMTVVGGKIVYDSSTAEGQ, encoded by the coding sequence ATGTTGCGCATTGCCAGTCTCGCCCTAGCCCTGACCCTTGCGGCCTGTAGTACGGGCCAGACACCAGAGGCGGCAGAGACAGAGCCGGCGCAACGCCTGACCGTCTTCACCGGCGGCACGATCTATACCGGAAATCCTGATCTTCCGACCGTCGATGCCGTCGTGGTCGGCGAAGATGGCCGCATCGTCGGCACGGCGCCGCCGCTGTCGGAAGACTGGGACGAGGCCGAGATCGATCTCGTCGATCTCAAGGGCGCCTTCATGTATCCGGGCTTTACCGATGCCCATGCCCACCTGATGGGCATTGGCCAGCGGGAGCTGAACCTCACCCTCGAAGGCACGGCCTCCATTGCGGAGCTGGTCACCCGGATCGGCGCCGAACTTGAGGGCATGGAGCCGGGCGTTCTTCTGTACGGCCGCGGCTGGATCGAGACCGGCTGGCCGGAAGGCCGCATGCCGTCTGCGGCAGACCTCGATGCCGTCAGCCCGGACAATCCGGTCATCCTCTCCCGCGCCGATGGCCACGCCATGGTCGTGAACACTGCCGCGTTGACGGCGGCCGGCATCACCGACGAGACCGAAAACCCGGATGGCGGCGCCATCGAACGCGATGCGGACGGCCACGCCACTGGCATGATGATCGACAATGCGCAGCGCCTGCTCTCATCCTTGTGGACCGAACCGGATGCCGCCGCCAAGGCGTTGGCTCTGGAAACCGGTGCGAAGGTCTATGTCTCGCGCGGCTGGACGGGTGTGCACAATATGAGCGTCGGCCCGGACGAGGCGCCGATCATGCTGGAACTGGCCGGGGAGGGGAAAATGCCCCTCCGCCTTTGGAACGCCTTCGACGCGACCGAAGAGGGCATGGCACTGGCCGCCGCGCAGGACTATGAGGCGCCGACGATCACCAACCACGCCATCAAGCTCTATATGGACGGCGCGCTCGGCTCGCGCGGGGCCCAGCTGATCAAGCCTTATTCCGACCGCCCGGACACGTCCGGCCTCTCCCTGATTACCGATGAAGACCTGGCTGACTTCATGAAACGCGCCGACGAGGCCGGCATTCAGGTGGCGGTCCACGCCATCGGCGATCTCGCCAATCAGCGCCTCCTCGATATCTATGAGGCGGGCGGCTACCCGCCTGAGAAGCGCTGGCGCATCGAACATACCCAGATCCTCGCCCCGACCGACATTGCCCGTGTCGGTGCGCTTGGCCTGATCGCCTCCATGCAGCCGAGCCATGCCATTGGCGACCTTCACTTCGCCCCGTCCCGCCTCGGCATGGACCGCCTGGCCGGCGCCTATGCCTGGAAAACGCTGATCGATGACGGCGCTGTTGTGGCCGGCGGCTCCGATGCCCCGGTGGAAGTCGGCTCGCCGCTGATCGAGTTCTATGCCGCCGTGGCCCGGAAAGACCTGAAAGGCTTCGAAGGCGAAGGCTGGCACCCGGAACAGAAGCTGACCCGCGAGCAGGCGCTCGCCCTCTTCACCTCGGCCGCCGCCTATGCGGCCTTCCAGGAAGACGACCTCGGCACGATCGAAGCCGGAAAGCTCGCAGACTTCACCGTCTTCGACATCGACCTGATGACCGTGCCGGAAGCGGAAATCCTCGATGCGAAAACCGTGATGACTGTTGTCGGCGGCAAGATCGTGTATGATTCCAGCACGGCTGAGGGCCAGTAG
- the rpmB gene encoding 50S ribosomal protein L28 — protein sequence MSRECELTGTKPMVGHRVSHSQVKTKRIFRPNLVRVTLHSEALNQNFPMRITASALRTVDKLGGLDGFLAKAKDDTLSAKALKIKRDIAKKAVA from the coding sequence ATGTCCCGCGAGTGTGAACTTACCGGCACCAAGCCGATGGTCGGCCACCGTGTCAGCCACTCCCAAGTCAAGACGAAGCGGATTTTCCGTCCGAACCTTGTGCGCGTCACGCTTCACTCCGAAGCGCTGAACCAGAACTTCCCGATGCGCATCACGGCTTCGGCCCTGCGCACCGTCGACAAGCTGGGCGGCCTCGACGGCTTCCTGGCCAAAGCCAAGGACGACACGCTGTCGGCCAAGGCCCTCAAGATCAAGCGCGATATCGCCAAAAAGGCCGTTGCCTGA
- a CDS encoding DUF3108 domain-containing protein gives MMKRSIFLASAAALALTGLATAGLAAADKSPAPTNASGAILTNVKAGTPTRMEYELRAKAYIFFIPATGRATFTTDLMPDRYTIDSRVKVTGIADWFVNYDMNIHAEGETRDNELKTRTYVSQNKDGKKNRKVELAISETDFTMNATPRFGNLGDPAATTEQVLKTNDPITALITFALEPRAPGEDPCGGPIRIFDGRQLTYLHLKNAGTKRVDTPVWTGEAIECHVTMDKIAGYKKGEADNDNLTGIDGPLRMWLAPLDNGASVPIKIAADSKKIGDVTLTAKTLRFEPLVTTEAAAGQNVAEN, from the coding sequence ATGATGAAACGTTCGATCTTCCTTGCATCCGCCGCCGCGCTTGCCCTGACAGGGCTCGCCACGGCCGGCCTCGCCGCTGCGGACAAGTCCCCCGCCCCGACCAATGCGTCCGGCGCCATCCTCACCAATGTGAAGGCCGGCACGCCGACGCGGATGGAGTATGAACTGCGCGCCAAGGCCTATATCTTCTTCATTCCGGCAACCGGGCGGGCAACGTTCACGACAGACCTGATGCCCGACCGCTACACGATCGATTCCCGCGTGAAGGTCACCGGCATCGCGGACTGGTTCGTCAATTACGACATGAACATCCATGCCGAAGGCGAAACCCGGGACAATGAACTGAAGACCCGCACCTATGTTTCGCAGAACAAGGACGGGAAAAAGAACCGCAAGGTGGAGCTCGCCATCAGCGAGACCGACTTCACCATGAACGCGACCCCGCGCTTCGGGAATCTCGGCGATCCCGCCGCAACCACTGAACAGGTGCTGAAGACGAATGATCCGATCACCGCGCTGATCACCTTCGCGCTTGAGCCCCGCGCCCCGGGCGAAGACCCGTGCGGCGGCCCGATCCGTATCTTTGACGGGCGGCAGCTGACCTATCTCCACCTCAAGAATGCGGGCACGAAGCGGGTCGATACGCCGGTCTGGACTGGCGAGGCCATCGAGTGCCACGTCACCATGGACAAGATCGCCGGCTACAAGAAGGGCGAAGCGGACAATGACAATCTGACCGGCATCGACGGCCCGCTGCGCATGTGGCTCGCCCCGCTGGACAATGGCGCCTCCGTCCCGATCAAGATTGCCGCCGATTCCAAGAAAATCGGTGATGTAACCCTGACGGCGAAGACCCTGCGCTTCGAACCGCTGGTGACAACCGAGGCAGCGGCCGGACAGAACGTGGCAGAGAACTAG
- a CDS encoding RluA family pseudouridine synthase encodes MTRPTHKLTFTAAPDDAGKRLDVFLAAAADDLSRSRLKALILDGAVTMDGTAETNPKKPVVAGAEYAVAVPEPVAATPEPQDIPLDVLFEDEHLIVINKPSGMAVHPAPGSHDGTLVNALLFHCQGQLSGIGGVERPGIVHRIDKLTTGVLVAAKTEPAHLGLSALFSMHDIERAYLAVTRGAPRPSQGTVDEHLARSSGDRKKMAVVKNPEAGFGRHAVTHYKTLETFGIREKGTNFPSAALVECRLETGRTHQIRVHMAHIGTPLVGDPIYGRHKGVSVLGSGPGRDAGFDAARAFPRQALHAAVLGFIHPITKEALRFEAPLPEDMSDLIAALRRLPKKV; translated from the coding sequence ATGACCCGCCCGACTCACAAACTGACCTTCACCGCTGCGCCCGACGATGCCGGCAAACGCCTCGATGTTTTCCTCGCCGCGGCGGCCGACGACCTGTCGCGCTCCCGCCTGAAAGCCCTGATTCTAGACGGGGCGGTGACGATGGACGGCACGGCAGAAACCAATCCGAAAAAGCCTGTCGTGGCGGGCGCGGAATATGCCGTCGCCGTGCCGGAACCGGTGGCCGCCACACCTGAGCCGCAGGACATCCCGCTCGACGTGCTGTTCGAGGACGAGCATCTGATCGTCATCAACAAACCGTCCGGCATGGCCGTGCATCCCGCGCCGGGCAGCCATGACGGGACGCTGGTCAATGCGCTGCTGTTCCATTGCCAGGGCCAGCTTTCAGGCATCGGCGGCGTGGAGCGGCCGGGCATCGTGCACCGGATCGACAAGCTGACGACGGGCGTCCTGGTCGCCGCCAAAACCGAACCGGCCCATCTTGGCCTGTCGGCCCTGTTCAGCATGCACGACATCGAACGCGCCTATCTCGCCGTGACGCGCGGGGCACCGAGACCCTCGCAGGGTACGGTGGACGAGCATCTCGCGCGGTCTTCAGGTGACCGGAAAAAGATGGCGGTGGTCAAGAACCCCGAAGCCGGGTTCGGGCGCCATGCCGTGACGCACTACAAGACGCTGGAGACGTTCGGCATCCGCGAGAAGGGCACGAATTTTCCTTCAGCGGCGCTGGTCGAATGCCGGCTGGAGACCGGGCGAACGCACCAGATCCGCGTTCACATGGCGCATATCGGCACGCCGCTGGTCGGCGATCCGATCTATGGCCGCCACAAGGGCGTCTCGGTGCTCGGCAGCGGGCCGGGCCGGGATGCCGGCTTCGATGCCGCGCGCGCCTTTCCGCGCCAGGCGCTGCACGCGGCGGTGCTTGGCTTCATCCATCCCATAACGAAAGAGGCGCTCCGGTTCGAAGCGCCCCTTCCTGAGGATATGAGTGACCTGATCGCGGCGCTGAGGCGCCTGCCCAAAAAGGTCTAG
- a CDS encoding alkaline phosphatase D family protein, whose translation MTNVTRRGLLGAAATGTLSLAACATPAPKTAPAGYAGEVEFLHGVASGDPLTDRVILWTRVTPKTGDGAIPVKYEVFGQDGSLVTSGMLSADAAHDFCVKADAKGLKPATVYTYKFTAMTEGGDVTSPTGRTRTTAASGDTPVKMIVISCSNWQFGYFNAYKALSEEPDVDAILHLGDYIYEYGIDGYGGEIAEKLGRQHDPITECITLSDYRRRHAQYKTDPNLQAAHAAAPWICTWDDHESANDSYRTGAQNHNPEENEGSWSDRKMAAIQAYFEWIPIREPEAGNITSAVWRSFEFGDVASVHALESRLTGRSPELEWYSVVTGNPSQEEMMARIQAKLAEVNDPTRTMLGAEQEAWLEGELGKSVADGKTWQVLANQVIMAKVALPKMGEVLTPEQIAAQDSPYVEGMVGFSALGLPFNLDAWDGFPAARERLYTSAKKTGARLVTVTGDTHTAWANTLHDAAGDQRGVEFGCTSITSPGMGSVIKDVPNLGQLFTDANKEVDWHDPFGHGYIVMTLTPDTAHAEFKKVSGILSNDWTLESVSAWKAEAEDGGMTDLKPA comes from the coding sequence ATGACAAACGTCACACGCCGCGGCCTGCTTGGTGCTGCCGCCACCGGAACGCTCAGCCTTGCCGCCTGCGCCACCCCGGCCCCGAAAACCGCCCCGGCCGGCTATGCCGGTGAAGTCGAGTTCCTCCACGGCGTGGCCTCCGGCGACCCGCTGACCGACCGCGTTATCCTGTGGACCCGCGTGACGCCAAAAACCGGCGACGGCGCCATCCCGGTCAAATACGAAGTGTTCGGCCAGGACGGCAGCCTCGTCACCTCCGGCATGCTGAGCGCCGATGCCGCGCATGATTTCTGCGTCAAGGCCGACGCGAAAGGCCTGAAGCCGGCAACGGTCTACACCTACAAATTCACCGCCATGACCGAAGGCGGCGATGTCACCTCCCCGACCGGGCGCACGCGCACCACGGCGGCCTCCGGCGATACGCCGGTCAAGATGATCGTCATCTCCTGCTCCAACTGGCAGTTCGGCTATTTCAACGCCTACAAAGCCCTGTCGGAAGAGCCCGATGTCGATGCGATCCTGCACCTTGGCGATTACATCTACGAATACGGCATTGACGGCTATGGCGGTGAGATCGCCGAGAAGCTCGGCCGGCAGCACGATCCGATTACGGAATGTATCACCCTGTCGGACTATCGCCGCCGTCACGCCCAGTACAAGACCGACCCGAACCTGCAGGCCGCCCATGCCGCCGCGCCGTGGATCTGCACCTGGGACGACCATGAAAGCGCCAATGATTCCTACCGTACCGGCGCGCAGAACCATAATCCGGAAGAGAATGAAGGCAGCTGGTCGGATCGCAAGATGGCCGCCATCCAGGCCTATTTCGAATGGATCCCGATCCGCGAACCGGAAGCCGGCAACATCACGTCCGCCGTTTGGCGCAGCTTCGAATTCGGTGATGTGGCCTCGGTCCACGCACTGGAATCGCGCCTGACCGGCCGCTCGCCGGAACTGGAATGGTACTCGGTCGTGACCGGTAATCCGTCTCAGGAAGAGATGATGGCCCGGATTCAGGCGAAACTGGCCGAAGTCAACGATCCCACCCGCACCATGCTGGGCGCCGAACAGGAAGCCTGGCTGGAAGGCGAGCTTGGCAAATCCGTCGCCGACGGAAAAACCTGGCAGGTGCTGGCCAATCAGGTGATCATGGCCAAGGTGGCCCTGCCGAAGATGGGCGAAGTCCTCACGCCCGAACAGATCGCCGCGCAGGACAGCCCCTATGTCGAAGGCATGGTCGGCTTCTCCGCCCTCGGCCTGCCGTTCAATCTGGACGCCTGGGACGGCTTCCCGGCCGCCCGCGAACGTCTCTACACGTCCGCGAAGAAAACCGGCGCGCGCCTCGTCACGGTCACCGGCGACACGCACACGGCCTGGGCCAACACGCTGCACGACGCAGCGGGCGACCAGCGCGGCGTGGAATTCGGCTGCACCTCGATCACGTCACCTGGCATGGGATCCGTCATCAAGGACGTGCCGAACCTCGGCCAGCTGTTCACAGACGCCAACAAGGAAGTCGACTGGCACGACCCGTTCGGCCATGGCTATATCGTGATGACGCTGACCCCGGACACAGCGCATGCGGAGTTCAAGAAAGTCTCCGGCATCCTCAGCAATGACTGGACGCTGGAATCTGTCTCGGCATGGAAAGCCGAAGCCGAAGACGGCGGCATGACAGACCTTAAACCCGCCTGA
- a CDS encoding SDR family oxidoreductase has product MGSPVTAILGLGREVGDAVARRFHELGHNVLAADSSGDRMLTAQNAMPEKVLLHLGDLHTKLGLRNAVAAAVEGFGRIDNLIVIPSIDDPDSIHDFQQEKFDKALARTVRGAAQSLKVFAERIADQADLPTSGAERIRQRGTVTFVLSYSALATMPGRFTESVTQAGVLGVVRAGSLDLAEAGIRVNAIVAIRPREEKMESWTGKRTPLGRAALADEIADAAAFLASPEAAIITGEVMHLDGGRSGLAGILD; this is encoded by the coding sequence GTGGGCTCTCCCGTAACCGCCATCCTAGGACTGGGCCGCGAAGTCGGCGATGCCGTCGCGCGCCGGTTCCACGAACTGGGGCACAATGTGCTCGCCGCCGATTCCAGCGGTGACCGTATGCTGACGGCGCAGAACGCCATGCCGGAGAAAGTGCTGCTGCATCTCGGCGACCTGCATACGAAGCTGGGCCTGCGCAACGCCGTGGCCGCGGCCGTCGAAGGCTTTGGCCGGATCGACAATCTGATCGTCATTCCCAGCATCGACGATCCCGATTCGATCCATGATTTCCAGCAGGAGAAATTCGACAAGGCATTGGCCCGTACCGTTCGCGGCGCCGCCCAGAGCCTCAAGGTTTTTGCCGAGCGGATTGCCGATCAGGCAGACCTGCCGACGAGCGGAGCCGAACGCATCCGCCAGCGCGGTACGGTGACCTTCGTCCTCTCCTATTCCGCCCTCGCCACCATGCCGGGGCGGTTCACCGAATCGGTGACGCAGGCCGGTGTTCTGGGGGTTGTCCGCGCCGGATCGCTCGACCTGGCCGAGGCCGGTATCCGCGTGAACGCCATCGTGGCGATCCGTCCGCGTGAGGAAAAAATGGAATCCTGGACCGGCAAGCGCACACCGCTGGGCCGCGCCGCGCTCGCCGACGAGATTGCCGATGCCGCCGCCTTCCTGGCCTCTCCGGAGGCCGCCATCATTACCGGCGAGGTGATGCACCTCGATGGGGGCCGGTCAGGCCTCGCCGGTATTCTGGACTGA
- a CDS encoding YdcH family protein, translating into MSLQGRISELANKHRKLDQKIEEEEKRPAADALRLKDLKRRKLKIKEELRWLEAS; encoded by the coding sequence ATGTCGCTACAGGGCCGGATCAGTGAGCTCGCAAACAAGCACCGTAAGCTGGACCAGAAAATCGAAGAAGAAGAAAAACGCCCGGCTGCAGACGCCCTCCGCCTCAAAGACCTCAAGCGACGGAAACTCAAGATTAAAGAAGAGCTGCGATGGCTTGAAGCCAGCTAA
- a CDS encoding GGDEF domain-containing protein: MADDGFSLQADRRRALIDILGVDLEAVDRHTRAAIEALCDEVISLREELAGARKSLSEAELLADNDALCPMFNRRAFEREVRREIALASRFGTPLSLIFTDLDHFKPVNDIYGHATGDAVLLKVSEILLGLTRDTDIVGRLGGDEFGIVLSQATLADSERKALQLTEQIDALTVRGADDAPDRGLRIGASCGVVAWQPGEDAQHLIARADQAMFAQKAHRKSGRSARK; encoded by the coding sequence ATGGCAGATGATGGCTTTTCCCTGCAGGCAGACCGGCGGCGCGCGCTGATCGACATTCTGGGGGTCGATCTTGAGGCGGTGGACCGGCACACCCGCGCGGCAATCGAGGCGCTGTGCGATGAGGTGATTTCCTTGCGCGAAGAGCTGGCCGGGGCACGCAAGTCCCTGTCTGAGGCCGAATTGCTGGCCGACAATGATGCCCTCTGTCCGATGTTCAACCGGCGTGCTTTCGAGCGCGAAGTCCGCCGGGAGATCGCGCTGGCGAGCCGGTTCGGCACGCCGCTGAGCCTGATTTTCACCGATCTCGACCATTTCAAGCCAGTCAACGACATTTACGGCCATGCCACGGGCGATGCAGTCCTGCTGAAAGTCTCGGAAATCCTGCTGGGCCTGACGCGGGACACCGATATTGTCGGCCGCCTCGGCGGCGACGAGTTCGGCATCGTCCTGTCGCAGGCGACGCTGGCCGATTCAGAGCGCAAGGCCCTCCAGCTGACCGAGCAGATCGATGCGTTGACGGTGCGCGGCGCTGACGATGCGCCAGACCGCGGCTTGCGCATCGGTGCCTCCTGCGGCGTGGTCGCCTGGCAGCCTGGCGAAGACGCCCAGCACCTCATCGCACGGGCCGATCAGGCGATGTTTGCACAGAAGGCGCACAGGAAAAGCGGGCGGTCTGCCCGCAAGTGA
- the purE gene encoding 5-(carboxyamino)imidazole ribonucleotide mutase, whose protein sequence is MATSESPKVGIIMGSQSDWPVMKEAARLLGELGVAYEARIVSAHRTPDRLVSYAKDAKGRGLKVIIAGAGGAAHLPGMTASMTPLPVLGVPVQSKTLSGLDSLLSIVQMPRGVPVGTLAIGEAGAVNAGIMAASIVALEDDSVAAKLDAYRQAQTDGVGETPEG, encoded by the coding sequence ATGGCAACAAGCGAATCCCCCAAGGTCGGCATCATTATGGGTAGCCAGTCGGACTGGCCCGTGATGAAGGAAGCGGCTCGCCTGCTGGGCGAGCTTGGTGTGGCCTATGAAGCCCGGATTGTCTCAGCGCACCGCACGCCGGACCGGCTGGTCAGCTATGCCAAGGACGCGAAGGGCCGCGGCCTGAAAGTGATTATCGCGGGCGCCGGCGGGGCTGCGCACCTGCCCGGCATGACCGCGTCCATGACCCCCCTGCCCGTGCTGGGTGTGCCGGTCCAATCGAAAACCCTGTCCGGCCTCGACAGCCTGCTCTCCATTGTCCAGATGCCGCGCGGCGTGCCGGTCGGCACCCTCGCCATCGGCGAAGCGGGCGCGGTGAATGCCGGCATCATGGCCGCCTCCATCGTGGCGCTGGAAGATGACAGCGTCGCGGCAAAGCTTGACGCCTACCGTCAGGCGCAGACCGATGGGGTCGGGGAGACGCCGGAAGGATGA